From one Streptomyces sp. Q6 genomic stretch:
- a CDS encoding DUF3093 domain-containing protein has translation MDLSTTPYEERLTAPRSWWLVTFLVGVAGGLILLPFGTLPLLGGFVGGLLVAAVITSSYGSIRVRVVADSLVAGDARIPLSALGPVEILDAEEARAWRTYKADPRAFMLLRSYVPTAIRAEITDPTDPTPYVYVSTREPEALAKALGA, from the coding sequence ATGGACCTCTCGACGACGCCTTACGAAGAACGCCTCACCGCGCCCCGTTCCTGGTGGCTCGTGACCTTCCTCGTGGGCGTCGCGGGCGGGCTGATCCTGCTGCCCTTCGGGACGCTCCCGCTGCTCGGCGGCTTCGTCGGCGGCCTCCTGGTGGCGGCCGTGATCACCAGCTCGTACGGCTCGATCCGGGTCCGTGTCGTGGCGGACTCGCTGGTCGCGGGCGACGCGAGGATCCCGCTGTCCGCGCTGGGCCCGGTGGAGATCCTGGACGCGGAGGAGGCCCGCGCCTGGCGCACGTACAAGGCGGACCCGCGCGCGTTCATGCTTCTGCGCAGCTACGTCCCGACGGCGATCCGGGCCGAGATCACGGATCCGACGGACCCGACCCCGTACGTGTACGTGTCGACCCGCGAACCTGAAGCTTTGGCAAAGGCTCTCGGCGCCTGA
- a CDS encoding PaaI family thioesterase, protein MSGTSAALTPPADAIAPVRHPDAPAPGELLGAHYGHCFGCGGDQPHGLHLEARAGAGVDVTAEFTVRAAHQGAPGLAHGGLLATALDETLGSLNWLTQTIAVTGRLETDYVRPVPVGTVLHLSAEITAVAGRKIYSTATGRIGGPDGPVAVRADALFIEVKVDHFIDNGRKEEIQAAMSDPDQVRRARAFEVNP, encoded by the coding sequence GTGAGTGGTACTTCAGCAGCTCTGACGCCCCCGGCCGACGCCATAGCGCCGGTGCGGCACCCCGACGCGCCCGCCCCGGGCGAGCTCCTCGGCGCGCACTACGGACACTGTTTCGGCTGCGGCGGCGATCAGCCGCACGGGCTGCATCTGGAGGCGCGCGCCGGTGCCGGTGTCGACGTCACCGCCGAGTTCACGGTGCGCGCGGCGCACCAGGGCGCGCCCGGTCTCGCACACGGCGGCCTGCTCGCCACCGCGCTCGACGAGACGCTCGGCTCGCTCAACTGGCTGACCCAGACCATCGCCGTGACCGGACGCCTTGAGACGGACTACGTACGCCCGGTACCCGTCGGCACCGTGCTGCACCTGTCCGCCGAGATCACCGCCGTCGCCGGGCGCAAGATCTACTCGACCGCGACCGGCCGGATCGGCGGCCCCGACGGGCCCGTGGCCGTCCGCGCCGACGCCCTCTTCATCGAGGTGAAGGTCGACCACTTCATCGACAACGGCCGCAAGGAAGAGATCCAGGCGGCCATGAGCGACCCGGACCAGGTCCGGCGTGCCCGTGCCTTCGAGGTGAACCCGTGA
- the dut gene encoding dUTP diphosphatase, which yields MTLDVLIRRVDPDVPLPAYEHPGDAGADLRTTEACELAPGERAVLPTGVSVALPEGYAAFVHPRSGLAARCGIALVNAPGTVDAGYRGEIKVIVVNLDPRESVRFERFDRIAQLVVQQVERVRFHEVAQLPESARAEGGFGSTGGHASVGGSAETVGAVDGSGGQQGGNRYASVVSDREGQ from the coding sequence GTGACGCTTGATGTGCTGATCCGACGCGTCGACCCCGACGTGCCGCTGCCCGCGTACGAGCACCCCGGCGACGCGGGAGCCGATCTGCGCACCACCGAGGCGTGCGAACTCGCACCCGGTGAGCGGGCCGTGCTGCCCACCGGAGTGTCTGTCGCGCTCCCCGAGGGGTACGCGGCCTTCGTGCACCCGCGATCCGGTCTCGCCGCGCGCTGCGGCATCGCCCTGGTGAATGCCCCAGGGACGGTGGATGCCGGGTACCGTGGAGAGATCAAGGTGATCGTGGTGAATCTCGACCCGCGCGAGAGCGTGCGGTTCGAGCGCTTCGACCGGATTGCCCAACTCGTCGTTCAGCAGGTCGAGAGGGTGCGCTTCCACGAGGTGGCGCAGCTTCCCGAATCGGCGCGGGCCGAGGGGGGTTTCGGGTCCACCGGCGGGCATGCCTCCGTGGGTGGCTCCGCCGAGACCGTCGGAGCCGTCGATGGCTCGGGCGGTCAGCAGGGTGGGAATCGATACGCTTCGGTCGTATCTGACCGGGAAGGACAGTGA
- a CDS encoding DUF3710 domain-containing protein → MFGRRKKNSSAEDAVDAAGEAEQVVDNADADAEAGSERVRLEPEPRPDGPWDDSEVREPGEGRVDLGGLFVPGVEGMELRVEVAGDAIVAATVVLQDSAIQLQGFAAPKKEGIWGEVREEIATGITQQGGVIDEVEGPLGWELRAQVPVQLPDGTGGFQVVRFIGVDGPRWFLRGVISGQGAVQPQAAGLLEQIFRDTVVVRGDGPMAPRDPIVLKLPDDAQMVAEGAGQEGPEGSRFGGGMGQLARGPEITEVR, encoded by the coding sequence GTGTTCGGACGTCGCAAGAAGAACAGCTCCGCTGAAGACGCAGTGGACGCGGCGGGCGAGGCCGAGCAGGTCGTCGACAATGCCGACGCGGACGCCGAGGCCGGGTCGGAGCGTGTCCGCCTCGAGCCCGAGCCGCGCCCCGACGGCCCGTGGGACGATTCCGAGGTCCGCGAGCCCGGCGAGGGCCGGGTCGACCTCGGTGGACTCTTCGTCCCCGGTGTAGAGGGCATGGAGCTGCGGGTGGAGGTCGCGGGTGACGCGATCGTCGCCGCGACCGTGGTCCTCCAGGACAGCGCCATCCAGCTCCAGGGTTTCGCCGCCCCCAAGAAGGAGGGCATCTGGGGCGAGGTCCGCGAGGAGATCGCCACGGGCATCACCCAGCAGGGTGGTGTGATCGACGAGGTCGAGGGTCCGCTCGGCTGGGAGCTGCGTGCCCAGGTGCCGGTGCAGTTGCCGGACGGCACGGGCGGCTTCCAGGTCGTGCGCTTCATCGGTGTGGACGGCCCGCGCTGGTTCCTGCGGGGCGTGATCTCCGGTCAGGGCGCGGTGCAGCCGCAGGCGGCCGGCCTGCTCGAGCAGATCTTCCGCGACACGGTCGTGGTGCGCGGTGACGGCCCGATGGCCCCGCGCGACCCGATCGTCCTCAAGCTCCCGGACGACGCGCAGATGGTCGCCGAGGGCGCCGGACAGGAGGGCCCGGAGGGCTCGCGCTTCGGCGGTGGCATGGGTCAGCTGGCCCGTGGCCCGGAGATCACCGAGGTGCGCTGA
- a CDS encoding alginate lyase family protein, whose protein sequence is MAPTMQARHRRSRTTPLATLTALAAVVTGVVAWPGAERADAAPTTFAHPGVTVSKGQLDFAKAKVDAGAQPWKGAFDQMMASKYADLNRTPKPRAVVECGSYSNPDYGCTDEREDAIAAYTDALAWYITRDERYAKKSIALMDAWSATLADHTNSNAPLQTGWAGSSWPKAAEIITYTYSGGWANEGRFRTMLRDVYLPEIINGSNSNGNWELSMMEAAVGISVFLEDRTSYDKAMAKFRTRTAAYVYLASDGALPKTVPSQNLDTKTKIVNYWQGQSTFVTGLSQETCRDFTHTGYGISAISHIAETSRIQGQDLYGTDVGERLRQALGFHSKYELGEAPPSWLCGGTVDRGLGPVTEVGYNALHTRLGTAMTNTQKLTEQQRPAGSNNLFVAWETLTHAENPS, encoded by the coding sequence ATGGCCCCCACCATGCAGGCTCGTCACAGAAGATCGCGCACCACCCCGCTCGCCACCCTCACCGCACTCGCGGCTGTCGTCACCGGCGTCGTCGCCTGGCCCGGCGCCGAGCGCGCGGACGCCGCGCCCACCACCTTCGCGCACCCCGGAGTCACCGTCTCCAAGGGGCAGTTGGACTTCGCCAAGGCCAAGGTCGACGCCGGGGCGCAGCCCTGGAAGGGCGCCTTCGACCAGATGATGGCCAGCAAGTACGCCGATCTGAACCGCACGCCCAAGCCCCGCGCCGTCGTCGAGTGCGGCTCGTACTCCAACCCCGACTACGGGTGCACCGACGAGCGCGAGGACGCCATAGCCGCGTACACCGACGCGCTCGCCTGGTACATCACGCGCGACGAGCGGTACGCGAAGAAGTCGATCGCGCTCATGGACGCCTGGTCCGCCACCCTCGCGGACCACACCAACAGCAACGCGCCGTTGCAGACCGGCTGGGCCGGCTCCTCCTGGCCCAAGGCCGCCGAGATCATCACGTACACGTACAGCGGCGGCTGGGCGAACGAGGGCCGCTTCCGGACCATGCTGCGGGACGTCTACCTGCCCGAGATCATCAACGGCTCCAACTCCAACGGCAATTGGGAGCTGTCGATGATGGAGGCCGCCGTCGGGATCTCCGTCTTCCTGGAGGACAGGACGTCGTACGACAAGGCGATGGCGAAGTTCCGGACACGGACGGCCGCGTATGTGTACCTGGCCTCGGACGGGGCGCTGCCCAAGACCGTGCCGAGCCAGAACCTGGATACCAAGACGAAGATCGTCAACTATTGGCAAGGTCAGTCAACCTTCGTGACGGGGTTGAGCCAGGAGACCTGCCGCGACTTCACGCACACCGGGTACGGCATCTCCGCGATCTCGCACATCGCCGAGACCAGCCGCATCCAGGGGCAGGACCTGTACGGCACCGACGTCGGCGAGCGGCTGCGGCAGGCGCTCGGGTTCCACTCCAAGTACGAGCTCGGTGAGGCGCCGCCCAGCTGGCTGTGCGGCGGCACCGTCGACCGCGGCCTCGGACCGGTCACCGAGGTCGGCTACAACGCCCTGCACACCCGCCTCGGCACGGCCATGACCAACACCCAGAAGCTCACCGAACAACAGCGGCCCGCGGGCTCCAACAACCTCTTCGTCGCCTGGGAGACCCTCACCCACGCGGAGAACCCCAGCTAG
- a CDS encoding ABC transporter ATP-binding protein: protein MTESTEAGTAVLEQDGRGPMVVVEGLRRSYGTGAAAVHALRGVSFEVPRGELVALKGRSGSGKTTLLNLVGGLDMPDEGRITVDGLDLAELGENGLLELRRDRIGFIFQSFGLIPILSAAENVGVPMRLRKADPREREERVELLLSLVGLGGHAKQRPGELSGGQQQRVAIARALANRPALLIADEPTGQLDAETGLAVMELLRAVVRSEQVTALVATHDTTLLDLADRVLELSDGEIVQH, encoded by the coding sequence ATGACCGAGAGCACCGAGGCGGGGACCGCCGTCCTGGAGCAGGACGGCCGCGGGCCGATGGTCGTCGTCGAAGGGCTGCGCCGCTCGTACGGGACCGGCGCCGCCGCCGTGCACGCGCTGCGCGGGGTCTCCTTCGAGGTGCCGCGCGGTGAGCTCGTCGCCCTCAAGGGGCGCTCCGGATCCGGCAAGACGACGCTGCTCAACCTCGTGGGCGGCCTCGACATGCCCGACGAGGGGAGGATCACCGTCGACGGGCTCGATCTCGCGGAGCTCGGCGAGAACGGCCTCCTGGAGCTGCGCCGCGACCGCATCGGCTTCATCTTCCAGTCCTTCGGCCTGATCCCGATCCTCTCCGCCGCCGAGAACGTCGGCGTGCCGATGCGGCTGCGCAAGGCCGACCCGCGCGAGCGCGAGGAACGCGTCGAACTGCTGCTCTCCCTCGTCGGCCTCGGCGGCCACGCCAAGCAGCGGCCCGGCGAGCTGTCCGGCGGGCAGCAGCAGCGCGTCGCCATCGCCCGCGCGCTCGCCAACCGCCCCGCGCTGCTCATCGCCGACGAGCCGACCGGACAGCTCGACGCGGAGACCGGGCTCGCCGTGATGGAGCTGCTGCGCGCCGTCGTGCGCAGCGAGCAGGTCACCGCGCTCGTCGCCACCCACGACACCACCCTGCTCGACCTCGCCGACCGCGTCCTGGAGCTGAGCGACGGCGAGATCGTCCAGCACTGA
- a CDS encoding sensor histidine kinase KdpD has protein sequence MGRGKLRIYLGSAPGVGKTYAMLSEAHRRVERGTDCVVAFVEHHDRPRTEVMLHGLEQVPRREIAYRGSLFHEMDVDAVLLRAPAVALVDELAHTNVPGSRNAKRWQDVEELLAAGIDVVSTVNIQHLESLGDVVESITGVRQRETVPDEVVRRADQIELVDMSPQALRRRMAHGNIYKSDKVDAALSNYFRPGNLTALRELALLWVADRADEYLQEYRGEHNIRTTWQARERIVVGLTGGPEGRTLIRRAARLAEKGAGGEVLAVYIARSDGLTAASPKELALQRTLVEDLGGTFHHVIGDDIPSALLEFARGVNATQIVLGSSRRKTWQYVFGPGVGTTVARESGPDLDVHIVTHEEVAKGRGLPVARGARLGRSRIVWGWLVGVGGPVLLALLLTHARTDLGLANDMLLFLSVTVAAALVGGLLPALASAAVGSLLLNYYFTPPLHLFTVADPKNIVAIVIFVGVAVSVASVVDLAARRTHQAARLRAESEILSFLAGSVLRGETTLEALLERVRETFAMESVALLERESDTAPWTCAGSVGPHPDGRPEDADVDMPVGDHMALALSGRVLPAEDRRVLGAFAAQAAVVLDRRRLQDAADQARTLAEGNRIRTALLAAVSHDLRTPLAGIKAAVSSLRSEDVEWSPEDQAELLAGIEEGADRLDHLVGNLLDMSRLQTGTVAPLIREIDLDEVVPLALVGVPDPELSVDLDIPESLPMVTVDKGLLERAVANIVENAVKYSPPDEPVLVAASTLGDRVELRVVDRGPGVPDDAKDRIFAPFQRYGDAPRGAGVGLGLAVARGFAEAMGGTLAAEDTPGGGLTMVLTLRAAPRTLTPAAAPEAAPQSAGTQRGRPA, from the coding sequence ATGGGACGCGGCAAGCTTCGGATCTACCTGGGCAGCGCCCCGGGCGTCGGCAAGACGTACGCGATGCTGTCCGAGGCGCACCGCCGCGTCGAGCGTGGCACCGACTGCGTCGTCGCGTTCGTCGAGCACCACGACCGGCCGCGCACCGAGGTGATGCTGCACGGCCTGGAGCAGGTGCCGCGCCGCGAGATCGCGTACCGGGGGTCGCTCTTCCACGAGATGGACGTCGACGCCGTCCTGCTCCGGGCGCCCGCCGTCGCCCTCGTCGACGAGCTCGCCCACACGAACGTCCCCGGCTCGCGCAACGCCAAGCGCTGGCAGGACGTGGAGGAGCTGCTCGCCGCCGGCATCGATGTCGTGTCGACCGTCAACATCCAGCATCTGGAGTCGCTGGGCGACGTGGTCGAGTCGATCACCGGTGTGCGCCAGCGCGAGACCGTCCCCGACGAGGTCGTGCGCCGCGCCGATCAGATCGAGCTCGTCGACATGTCGCCCCAGGCCCTGCGGCGCCGCATGGCCCACGGCAACATCTACAAGTCCGACAAGGTCGACGCGGCCCTGTCCAACTACTTCCGCCCCGGCAACCTCACCGCCCTGCGCGAGCTGGCCCTGCTCTGGGTCGCCGACCGGGCCGACGAGTACCTCCAGGAGTACCGGGGCGAGCACAACATCCGCACCACCTGGCAGGCCCGTGAGCGCATCGTCGTAGGACTGACCGGCGGACCCGAGGGCCGTACGTTGATCAGGCGCGCGGCCCGCCTCGCGGAGAAGGGCGCCGGCGGCGAGGTGCTCGCCGTCTACATCGCCCGCAGCGACGGGCTCACCGCCGCCTCGCCCAAGGAGCTCGCCCTCCAGCGCACGCTCGTCGAGGACCTCGGCGGAACGTTCCACCACGTCATAGGCGACGACATACCCTCGGCTCTCCTGGAGTTCGCGCGCGGCGTCAACGCCACCCAGATCGTCCTCGGCTCCTCGCGCCGCAAGACCTGGCAGTACGTCTTCGGACCCGGCGTCGGCACCACCGTCGCCCGGGAGTCGGGCCCCGACCTCGACGTGCACATCGTCACGCACGAGGAGGTGGCCAAGGGACGCGGGCTGCCCGTCGCGCGCGGCGCCCGGCTCGGCCGGTCCCGGATCGTGTGGGGCTGGCTCGTCGGCGTCGGCGGCCCGGTGCTCCTCGCGCTGCTCCTCACCCACGCGCGCACCGATCTCGGCCTCGCCAACGACATGCTCCTGTTCCTGTCGGTGACGGTCGCGGCCGCGCTGGTCGGCGGACTCCTCCCCGCGCTCGCCTCGGCGGCCGTCGGGTCTCTGCTCCTGAACTACTACTTCACGCCGCCGCTGCACCTGTTCACGGTCGCCGACCCGAAGAACATCGTCGCCATCGTGATCTTCGTGGGCGTCGCCGTGTCCGTCGCGTCCGTCGTGGATCTCGCCGCGCGACGCACCCACCAGGCGGCCAGGCTCCGCGCCGAGTCGGAGATCCTGTCCTTCCTCGCGGGCAGCGTGCTGCGCGGCGAGACGACCCTGGAAGCCCTCCTGGAGCGCGTACGGGAGACGTTCGCCATGGAGTCCGTGGCGCTTCTGGAGCGGGAGAGCGACACCGCGCCGTGGACCTGCGCGGGCAGCGTCGGGCCGCACCCCGACGGGCGGCCCGAGGACGCCGACGTGGACATGCCGGTCGGCGACCACATGGCGCTCGCCCTGTCGGGACGCGTGCTGCCCGCCGAGGACCGGCGCGTCCTCGGCGCCTTCGCCGCGCAGGCCGCCGTCGTGCTCGATCGCAGGCGCCTCCAGGACGCCGCCGACCAGGCCCGCACCCTCGCCGAGGGCAACCGCATCCGTACGGCACTGCTCGCCGCCGTCTCGCACGATCTGCGCACCCCGCTGGCCGGCATCAAGGCCGCGGTGTCGTCCCTGCGCTCCGAGGACGTCGAATGGTCGCCCGAGGACCAGGCCGAGCTGCTCGCCGGGATCGAGGAGGGCGCCGACCGGCTCGACCACCTCGTCGGGAACCTGCTCGACATGTCGCGCCTCCAGACCGGCACCGTCGCCCCGCTCATCCGCGAGATCGACCTCGACGAGGTGGTGCCGCTGGCGCTCGTCGGCGTACCGGACCCGGAACTCAGCGTCGACCTGGACATCCCGGAGTCGCTGCCGATGGTCACCGTCGACAAGGGCCTCCTGGAGCGCGCCGTCGCCAACATCGTCGAGAACGCGGTCAAGTACAGCCCGCCCGACGAGCCCGTCCTCGTCGCCGCGAGCACGCTCGGCGACCGCGTCGAACTGAGGGTCGTGGACCGCGGCCCCGGCGTCCCCGACGACGCCAAGGACCGCATCTTCGCGCCCTTCCAGCGCTACGGTGACGCTCCGCGCGGCGCCGGGGTCGGCCTCGGGCTCGCCGTGGCGCGGGGCTTCGCCGAGGCGATGGGCGGCACGCTCGCCGCGGAGGACACGCCAGGAGGCGGGCTCACCATGGTTCTGACCCTGCGGGCAGCGCCCCGCACCCTCACCCCGGCGGCGGCCCCCGAGGCCGCCCCGCAGTCCGCTGGAACGCAGAGAGGCAGGCCCGCATGA
- a CDS encoding response regulator — MTRVLVVDDEPQIVRALVINLKARKYEVDAAADGAQALQLAAARHPDVVVLDLGLPDMDGVEVIKGLRGWTRVPILVLSARHSSDEKVEALDAGADDYVTKPFGMDELLARLRAAVRRAEPTGGGEDEGIVETDDFTVDLAAKKVNRGGRDVRLTPTEWHLLEVLVRNTGRLVSQKQLLQEVWGPSYGTETNYLRVYMAQLRRKLETDPSHPRHFVTEPGMGYRFER; from the coding sequence ATGACCCGGGTGCTCGTGGTCGACGACGAACCGCAGATCGTCCGCGCCCTCGTCATCAACCTCAAGGCGCGCAAGTACGAGGTGGACGCCGCCGCCGACGGCGCGCAGGCGCTCCAGCTCGCCGCCGCCCGCCACCCCGACGTGGTCGTCCTCGACCTGGGCCTGCCCGACATGGACGGCGTCGAGGTGATCAAGGGACTGCGCGGCTGGACCCGGGTGCCGATCCTGGTCCTGTCCGCGCGGCACTCCTCCGACGAGAAGGTCGAGGCGCTCGACGCGGGCGCCGACGACTACGTGACCAAGCCCTTCGGCATGGACGAGCTGCTCGCGCGGCTCCGCGCGGCCGTGCGCCGGGCCGAGCCCACCGGGGGAGGCGAGGACGAGGGGATCGTCGAGACGGACGACTTCACCGTCGACCTGGCCGCGAAGAAGGTCAACCGCGGCGGCCGCGACGTGCGGCTCACGCCCACGGAGTGGCACCTCCTGGAGGTGCTCGTGCGCAACACCGGACGCCTGGTCAGCCAGAAGCAGCTGCTCCAGGAGGTGTGGGGCCCTTCGTACGGCACGGAGACCAACTATCTGCGGGTGTACATGGCCCAACTGCGCCGCAAGCTGGAGACCGATCCGTCGCATCCGCGGCACTTCGTCACGGAGCCGGGGATGGGCTACCGGTTCGAGAGATAA
- a CDS encoding OB-fold nucleic acid binding domain-containing protein, which yields MSAVPRSDRTSEKPAGRFRRMLDRLSTSQEDLESEELREDSQTTGCTRIGDCHDRQIVTVTGTLRTVTLRPRAGVPALEAELFDGSAALDVVWLGRRSIVGIEPGRKLIASGRISMSRGRRVLFNPKYELRPLGRE from the coding sequence ATGAGTGCTGTTCCTCGTTCCGACAGGACGTCCGAGAAGCCGGCGGGCCGATTCCGGCGCATGCTCGACCGGCTCTCCACCTCGCAGGAGGACCTGGAGTCGGAGGAGCTGCGCGAGGACTCGCAGACCACGGGCTGTACGCGTATCGGCGACTGCCACGACCGTCAGATAGTCACGGTTACTGGTACGTTGCGCACGGTCACCCTTCGGCCACGCGCCGGAGTCCCGGCACTGGAGGCGGAGTTGTTCGACGGCTCGGCCGCCCTGGACGTGGTGTGGCTCGGCAGGCGCTCCATCGTGGGGATCGAGCCGGGCCGCAAGCTGATCGCATCGGGACGGATCTCGATGAGCCGGGGCCGTAGGGTGCTCTTCAACCCGAAATACGAACTCAGACCGCTCGGACGGGAGTAG
- a CDS encoding DUF3159 domain-containing protein, with product MTSLDKPTDREDLAGQETADRAVTEAALFEAFGGVRGMVETVVPGLLFVTIFTINKDLHMSAIAALAVSLVLVVVRLVMKDTVKHAFSGVFGVVFGVVFAMMTGNAKDFYLPGMLYTLGLALAYIVTTLCGVPLIGLILGPVFKENLSWRTRNPGRKKAYAKASWAWGLILLAKCAILFPMYWWADTTKFGWVLIALKIPPFLLAVWLTWVFLAKAPAPIDVFAEMEAAEQAEKAEKAAKAEAARSEGGARHRREA from the coding sequence GTGACGTCCCTCGACAAGCCGACCGACCGCGAAGACCTCGCAGGCCAGGAAACCGCGGACAGGGCGGTGACCGAGGCCGCGCTCTTCGAGGCCTTCGGCGGCGTGCGGGGCATGGTGGAGACCGTCGTGCCCGGTCTCCTCTTCGTGACCATCTTCACGATCAACAAGGACCTGCACATGTCGGCCATCGCGGCCCTCGCGGTGTCCCTGGTGCTGGTCGTCGTACGCCTGGTCATGAAGGACACGGTCAAGCACGCCTTCAGTGGTGTCTTCGGTGTCGTGTTCGGTGTCGTCTTCGCGATGATGACCGGCAACGCCAAGGACTTCTATCTCCCCGGCATGCTCTACACGTTGGGGCTCGCGCTCGCGTACATCGTGACGACGCTGTGCGGGGTTCCCTTGATCGGGCTCATCCTCGGGCCGGTGTTCAAGGAGAACCTGTCGTGGCGTACACGTAACCCCGGCCGCAAGAAGGCGTACGCGAAGGCGAGTTGGGCCTGGGGGCTCATCCTGCTCGCCAAGTGCGCGATTCTCTTCCCGATGTACTGGTGGGCGGACACCACCAAGTTCGGCTGGGTGCTCATCGCTCTGAAGATTCCGCCGTTCCTGCTGGCGGTGTGGCTGACGTGGGTGTTCCTGGCGAAGGCGCCCGCGCCCATCGACGTGTTCGCCGAGATGGAAGCCGCGGAACAGGCGGAGAAGGCCGAGAAGGCGGCGAAGGCCGAGGCCGCCCGTTCCGAAGGCGGGGCGCGGCATCGCCGTGAGGCCTGA
- a CDS encoding potassium channel family protein — MRVAIAGAGAVGRSIAGELLENGHEVLLVDKAPTAISVERVPQAEWLLADACEITSLDEAALQRCNVVIAATGDDKVNLVVSLLAKTEYGVPRVVARVNNPKNEWLFNESWGVDVAVSTPRLMSALVEEAVSVGDLVRLLRFSHGDANLVELTLPPESALAGTRVGDVQWPEDTSLVTIIRGTRVLAPSQEDSLEAGDELLFVAAQAREEQLEDLLSVRREDA, encoded by the coding sequence ATGAGGGTCGCCATTGCCGGTGCCGGTGCGGTGGGCCGCTCGATCGCGGGCGAGCTCCTGGAGAACGGCCACGAGGTCCTCCTCGTCGACAAGGCGCCGACCGCCATCTCGGTCGAGCGCGTCCCGCAGGCGGAGTGGCTGCTCGCCGACGCCTGCGAGATCACGTCGCTGGACGAGGCGGCGCTCCAGCGCTGCAACGTGGTCATCGCGGCCACGGGTGACGACAAGGTCAATCTCGTCGTCTCCCTGCTCGCGAAGACCGAGTACGGGGTTCCGCGGGTCGTCGCCCGCGTCAACAACCCCAAGAACGAATGGCTGTTCAACGAGTCGTGGGGCGTGGACGTGGCCGTCTCGACCCCGCGTCTCATGTCGGCCCTGGTCGAAGAGGCGGTGAGCGTCGGCGATCTGGTCCGGCTGCTGCGCTTCAGCCACGGCGACGCGAACCTGGTCGAGCTGACGCTCCCGCCCGAGTCGGCCCTCGCCGGCACGCGCGTGGGCGACGTCCAGTGGCCGGAGGACACGTCCCTGGTGACGATCATCCGCGGCACCCGCGTCCTGGCTCCCAGCCAGGAGGACTCCCTGGAGGCGGGCGACGAGCTCCTGTTCGTAGCGGCCCAGGCGCGTGAGGAACAGCTGGAGGACCTGTTGTCGGTCCGCCGCGAGGACGCGTAG
- a CDS encoding TrkA family potassium uptake protein, with protein sequence MHIVIMGCGRVGSQLAQTLEQQGHTVAVVDQDPTAFRRLGSGFGGRRVTGVGFDQDTLREAGIEEAGAFAAVSSGDNSNIIAARVAREMFGIENVAARIYDPRRAEVYQRLGIPTVATVRWTADQMLRRLLPSGAEPLWRDPTGGVQLAEVHASSSWVGHKISRLQEETGVRVAFVTRLGEAILPTSQTVLQEGDLVHVMMRTDDVEKVEAAFAEGPEEEGGH encoded by the coding sequence GTGCATATCGTGATCATGGGCTGTGGCCGCGTAGGGTCCCAACTCGCCCAGACCCTGGAACAGCAGGGCCACACGGTCGCCGTGGTCGACCAGGACCCCACGGCCTTCCGCCGCCTGGGCTCCGGGTTCGGCGGCCGCCGTGTCACCGGGGTCGGCTTCGACCAGGACACCCTGCGTGAGGCCGGCATCGAGGAGGCGGGCGCCTTCGCCGCCGTCTCCAGCGGTGACAACTCCAACATCATCGCGGCCCGCGTGGCCCGCGAGATGTTCGGCATCGAGAACGTGGCGGCGCGGATCTACGACCCCCGCCGCGCCGAGGTCTACCAGCGCCTGGGCATCCCGACGGTCGCCACGGTCCGCTGGACCGCCGACCAGATGCTGCGCCGGCTCCTTCCGTCCGGGGCCGAGCCGCTGTGGCGCGACCCCACCGGCGGTGTCCAGCTCGCCGAGGTGCACGCCTCGTCGTCCTGGGTGGGGCACAAGATCAGCCGCCTCCAGGAGGAGACGGGCGTGCGCGTGGCGTTCGTCACCCGGCTCGGTGAGGCGATCCTGCCGACGTCGCAGACAGTGCTCCAGGAGGGCGACCTCGTGCACGTGATGATGCGCACGGACGACGTCGAGAAGGTCGAGGCGGCGTTCGCCGAGGGTCCTGAAGAGGAGGGCGGTCACTGA